A genomic region of Trifolium pratense cultivar HEN17-A07 linkage group LG3, ARS_RC_1.1, whole genome shotgun sequence contains the following coding sequences:
- the LOC123913335 gene encoding putative receptor protein kinase ZmPK1 produces MVKLIYSLLFSNNSCIVYEGVLLDQQIIAVKRVKEANQGEEEFLAEVSSIGRLNHMNLIELYGYCVERKHQMLVYEYLENGSLAEHIKSSRLDWGKRFEIALGTAKGLAYIHEECLEWILHCDVKPHNILLDSNYQPKVADFGLSKSRNRNDPKFSSFSKIRGTRGYMAPEWILNHSITSKVDVYSYGIVVLEMITGKSATQDVDVGNGQEKLGLVMWLREKRNESISWVKEIMDPNIEEGCDENEVETLAEVALQCVEEEKDKRPTMSHVVEVLQKISRENDNQESTSS; encoded by the exons ATGGTGAAGCTGATTTATAG CTTGCTTTTCTCCAACAACTCATGCATTGTATACGAGGGTGTATTGTTGGATCAACAAATTATAGCGGTGAAGAGAGTCAAGGAAGCTAATCAAGGTGAAGAGGAGTTTCTCGCCGAAGTTAGTAGCATTGGAAGACTTAACCACATGAACTTGATTGAGTTGTATGGTTATTGTGTAGAGCGAAAACATCAAATGCTTGTGTATGAGTACTTGGAAAATGGTTCTTTAGCGGAACATATAAAGTCTAGTAGATTGGATTGGGGAAAAAGGTTTGAAATAGCTTTAGGTACCGCGAAAGGTTTGGCCTATATTCACGAGGAGTGTTTGGAGTGGATTTTGCATTGCGATGTAAAACCGCATAACATACTTTTGGATTCTAACTATCAACCAAAGGTTGCAGATTTTGGTTTGTCGAAATCGAGAAATAGGAATGATCCTAAATTCTCTAGTTTTTCAAAGATACGAGGAACAAGAGGTTACATGGCACCTGAGTGGATTTTGAATCATTCTATAACATCTAAAGTTGATGTTTATAGCTACGGAATAGTTGTGTTGGAAATGATAACTGGAAAGAGTGCAACACAAGATGTTGATGTGGGAAATGGACAAGAGAAGCTAGGTTTGGTTATGTGgttgagagagaaaagaaatgaaagTATTTCATGGGTTAAAGAAATTATGGATCCCAACATTGAAGAAGGTTGTGATGAAAATGAAGTTGAAACTTTGGCTGAAGTGGCTTTACAATGTGTTGAAGAAGAGAAAGACAAGAGACCTACCATGAGTCATGTGGTAGAAGTGCTTCAGAAAATTAGCCGCGAAAATGATAATCAAGAATCAACAAGTAGTTAG
- the LOC123913333 gene encoding putative receptor protein kinase ZmPK1, with translation MVKLIYSLLFSNNSCIVYEGVLLDQRIIAVKRVKEANQGEEEFLAEVSSIGRLNHMNLIELYGYCVERKHQMLVYEYLENGSLAEHIKSSRLDWGKRFEIALGTAKGLAYIHEECLEWILHCDVKPHNILLDSNYQPKVADFGLSKSRNRNDPKFSSFSKIRGTRGYTAPEWILNHSITSKVDVYSYGIVVLEMITGKSATQDVDVGNGQEKLGLVMWLREKRNESISWVKEIMDPNIEEGCDENEVETLAEVALQCVEEEKDKRPTMSHVVEVLQKISRENDNQESTSS, from the exons ATGGTGAAGCTGATTTATAG CTTGCTTTTCTCCAACAACTCATGCATTGTATACGAGGGTGTATTGTTGGATCAACGAATTATAGCGGTGAAGAGAGTCAAGGAAGCTAATCAAGGTGAAGAGGAGTTTCTCGCCGAAGTTAGTAGCATTGGAAGACTTAACCACATGAACTTGATTGAGTTGTATGGTTATTGTGTAGAGCGAAAACATCAAATGCTTGTGTATGAGTACTTGGAAAATGGTTCTTTAGCGGAACATATAAAGTCTAGTAGATTGGATTGGGGAAAAAGGTTTGAAATAGCTTTAGGTACCGCGAAAGGTTTGGCCTATATTCACGAGGAGTGTTTGGAGTGGATTTTGCATTGCGATGTAAAACCGCATAACATACTTTTGGATTCTAACTATCAACCAAAGGTTGCAGATTTTGGTTTGTCGAAATCGAGAAATAGGAATGATCCTAAATTCTCTAGTTTTTCAAAGATACGAGGAACAAGAGGTTACACGGCACCTGAGTGGATTTTGAATCATTCTATAACATCTAAAGTTGATGTTTATAGCTACGGAATAGTTGTGTTGGAAATGATAACTGGAAAGAGTGCAACACAAGATGTTGATGTGGGAAATGGACAAGAGAAGCTAGGTTTGGTTATGTGgttgagagagaaaagaaatgaaagTATTTCATGGGTTAAAGAAATTATGGATCCCAACATTGAAGAAGGTTGTGATGAAAATGAAGTTGAAACTTTGGCTGAAGTGGCTTTACAATGTGTTGAAGAAGAGAAAGACAAGAGACCTACCATGAGTCATGTGGTAGAAGTGCTTCAGAAAATTAGCCGCGAAAATGATAATCAAGAATCAACAAGTAGTTAG
- the LOC123913338 gene encoding putative receptor protein kinase ZmPK1: MVKLIYRSIFMTSFLIKLKYNIVILLYRPMLLLISAKLMFYTDFCLLFSNNSCIVYEGVLLDQQIIAVKRVKEANQGEEEFLAEVSSIGRLNHMNLIELYGYCVERKHQMLVYEYLENGSLAEHIKSSRLDWGKRFEIALGTAKGLAYIHEECLEWILHCDVKPHNILLDSNYQPKVADFGLSKSRNRNDPKFSSFSKIRGTRGYMAPEWILNHSITSKVDVYSYGIVVLEMITGKSATQDVDVGNGQEKLGLVMWLREKRNESISWVKEIMDPNIEEGCDENEVETLAEVALQCVEEEKDKRPTMSHVVEVLQKISRENDNQESTSS; encoded by the exons ATGGTGAAGCTGATTTATAGGTCCATATTCATGACAAGTTTCTTGATCAAACTCAAATACAACATTGTAATCTTGCTTTACAGGCCTATGTTGCTTCTAATCTCAGCAAAACTGATGTTTTACACAGACTTTTG CTTGCTTTTCTCCAACAACTCATGCATTGTATACGAGGGTGTATTGTTGGATCAACAAATTATAGCGGTGAAGAGAGTCAAGGAAGCTAATCAAGGTGAAGAGGAGTTTCTCGCCGAAGTTAGTAGCATTGGAAGACTTAACCACATGAACTTGATTGAGTTGTATGGTTATTGTGTAGAGCGAAAACATCAAATGCTTGTGTATGAGTACTTGGAAAATGGTTCTTTAGCGGAACATATAAAGTCTAGTAGATTGGATTGGGGAAAAAGGTTTGAAATAGCTTTAGGTACCGCGAAAGGTTTGGCCTATATTCACGAGGAGTGTTTGGAGTGGATTTTGCATTGCGATGTAAAACCGCATAACATACTTTTGGATTCTAACTATCAACCAAAGGTTGCAGATTTTGGTTTGTCGAAATCGAGAAATAGGAATGATCCTAAATTCTCTAGTTTTTCAAAGATACGAGGAACAAGAGGTTACATGGCACCTGAGTGGATTTTGAATCATTCTATAACATCTAAAGTTGATGTTTATAGCTACGGAATAGTTGTGTTGGAAATGATAACTGGAAAGAGTGCAACACAAGATGTTGATGTGGGAAATGGACAAGAGAAGCTAGGTTTGGTTATGTGgttgagagagaaaagaaatgaaagTATTTCATGGGTTAAAGAAATTATGGATCCCAACATTGAAGAAGGTTGTGATGAAAATGAAGTTGAAACTTTGGCTGAAGTGGCTTTACAATGTGTTGAAGAAGAGAAAGACAAGAGACCTACCATGAGTCATGTGGTAGAAGTGCTTCAGAAAATTAGCCGCGAAAATGATAATCAAGAATCAACAAGTAGTTAG
- the LOC123913336 gene encoding putative receptor protein kinase ZmPK1 — MTVRFSPDMIGNLAGLLFSNNSCIVYEGVLLDQQIIAVKRVKEANQGEEEFLAEVSSIGRLNHMNLIELYGYCVERKHQMLVYEYLENGSLAEHIKSSRLDWGKRFEIALGTAKGLAYIHEECLEWILHCDVKPHNILLDSNYQPKVADFGLSKSRNRNDPKFSSFSKIRGTRGYMAPEWILNHSITSKVDVYSYGIVVLEMITGKSATQDVDVGNGQEKLGLVMWLREKRNESISWVKEIMDPNIEEGCDENEVETLAEVALQCVEEEKDKRPTMSHVVEVLQKISRENDNQESTSS; from the exons ATGACCGTACGCTTTAGCCCTGATATGATAGGGAATTTAGCCGG CTTGCTTTTCTCCAACAACTCATGCATTGTATACGAGGGTGTATTGTTGGATCAACAAATTATAGCGGTGAAGAGAGTCAAGGAAGCTAATCAAGGTGAAGAGGAGTTTCTCGCCGAAGTTAGTAGCATTGGAAGACTTAACCACATGAACTTGATTGAGTTGTATGGTTATTGTGTAGAGCGAAAACATCAAATGCTTGTGTATGAGTACTTGGAAAATGGTTCTTTAGCGGAACATATAAAGTCTAGTAGATTGGATTGGGGAAAAAGGTTTGAAATAGCTTTAGGTACCGCGAAAGGTTTGGCCTATATTCACGAGGAGTGTTTGGAGTGGATTTTGCATTGCGATGTAAAACCGCATAACATACTTTTGGATTCTAACTATCAACCAAAGGTTGCAGATTTTGGTTTGTCGAAATCGAGAAATAGGAATGATCCTAAATTCTCTAGTTTTTCAAAGATACGAGGAACAAGAGGTTACATGGCACCTGAGTGGATTTTGAATCATTCTATAACATCTAAAGTTGATGTTTATAGCTACGGAATAGTTGTGTTGGAAATGATAACTGGAAAGAGTGCAACACAAGATGTTGATGTGGGAAATGGACAAGAGAAGCTAGGTTTGGTTATGTGgttgagagagaaaagaaatgaaagTATTTCATGGGTTAAAGAAATTATGGATCCCAACATTGAAGAAGGTTGTGATGAAAATGAAGTTGAAACTTTGGCTGAAGTGGCTTTACAATGTGTTGAAGAAGAGAAAGACAAGAGACCTACCATGAGTCATGTGGTAGAAGTGCTTCAGAAAATTAGCCGCGAAAATGATAATCAAGAATCAACAAGTAGTTAG